From uncultured Pseudodesulfovibrio sp.:
ACAGACAACCAACATTATTAAAAATAATTTTGGGGATAAGAGTTCCGTCACGGTTCTTGATCACAGGAATCCTTTGTTGACAGCGTCTTTGCTGATGGATGCTGTTGAAAAGTACTTTGAAGACAGTCAGTCCCCACTTGTTTCAACGGTTACTCCAGATGATCATCCTGTGCAGTTGCGTACCCTTTATAATGTTGTTGATGTCGGGATGATTCATCTGCTTGATCGTGGGGCTAATGCCGTTGAGAGTCTTCCGGCTCAGCTACATCGTGCGCAAGCTGTTACCAAGGTGTTCCCTTTTGATTGGCGAATCGTCGAAAGTGGTGATTCGGGGAGTGTCGTCTACATGTCCGGTGAGAAAGGGCTTGTACCCTTTACCTTTGGAGAAGTGGATTCCTGGAGCGAGATGTGGGTCAAGGAAAGTCCGACAACGGCGCGCATTGCCTTGGACGTGAACGAGCCCGAGGTATGCGGATATGTTTCATCTTCGGTGGGTTTGAATGGCCGGATATTTGTATCAGAAGACGGCGGTGAATTGTTTTTTCACAGTGAGGAAGCAGACAATTCCATGATGCAGCTTGTGCCATTTACCAGAGACGGTCTGGTGTCTGAAAGTCCGATGCTTGTTTCTTTGCAAAACGTGAAAACATGGCTCGGCGAGTTCGACGAACATATCGCGGGTTTTGCCTATGTCGAGCAAAAGCCTTCAGTCGGCGGACAGTATACCCATGAAAGCCTTTTTTCGCCTGCAAACGGGTGTTGGTGTGCAAGAACGCAGAGGGGGAATGACGGATGCAAGCTTTCTGGCAGGCAACGGTTCCCTTCGATTTTTCAAGTTGACCCGAGTTTGTTTGTTGGCACAGTGCAGCAGCTGAGGCATTTAGACGACTTGTTGTCTTCCGGGGAAGTACGTGGTTTTGAACTTGGCAATCATTCTTGTCTTATTCAAAAGCCGCTGGATGTTCTTCGCTATACTGCACGTTTTCGGTGTGTAAAGGGGGAGGGGCATGATGCATGAGGGGGGAGGCATGAATTCGCGACTTATGCAATTTGCCGTCAAGAATATGGTGCTTAAATCTGTTTCGGAAAAGTTTGAAAGTACTGATATTTTACAGGAATTTTATCGAGATGTGTGCAACTTGCGACTTCCCAATAGGGGAAGGGCTGTGGATATTCGATTGCCGCAGTCTGTGGAAAAGTACGTTTCGCCACCTAATACAGCTTTCCGCGATTTGACTCCTGTTGGAAATCGGCGATTTATGGGCATTGAGGTGTATAGCCGCCGCCTTGTCGAGATAAGCTGTGAAGATGGCATGCGAGATTTGCCTGTGGAATACGGCGCATTCGCATTGACAGGTACGCCCGACGGCTTTGCTTTTATTGCTTCGATAGATCAGCAACTCACTGTACTCAAACGTGATTTGACTATTAATTCCACTTGTTCGTTAAAAGATTTTGGGGTCAGTGCAAATGGCGCTACCCGGATAACAACTTCAGATGACTCCTTTGTGGTGGTTGTTCCGGAAAGCAGAAAAGTCCTTTTTATCGATAAGGATTTGCGACTCAAAAAAAGTGTTAATTTGCCGTATGGTTCTACCGTTCATGATGTTGTTGGTTACAATGGTGGGGTTTTACTTTCGGAGAGTGTGCCGGTTTGCAATGAATCTGGTGCTCTTCTTTGGATGAATGAGCATGGGGATGTTTTCACCATATTTGAAGAATTGGATAGACCTTTCGGGCTTTCGACATATCAGGATTGTATCCTTGTCGGTGATTTTAGAGGATTACATTTTGTTCATGTTGAAGGAATGATCGTTGGAGGGCATCAATGTATTCCATGGAACGAGTTTGCTCAGAAGGTTCAGGCAAGAAGCGGATATATTTATGAATCCGTTATAGAATTGGATAGAGTGACAACGATTGTGAGGCTCGCCAGCGGTGGGATCAGTGCAAATACCAATTTTTGTCTGTGTGAATTTGATTTGAACGATATCCGGTGAAAGAATTTAACGGCCCCCTTTTGAAGTATGTGGGGTATGATGAATATGACACAAAAGTTGAAATTGGCACTCTATGGCGCGGGAAGTGGCGGCGAAATAATGGAAAGAACTCTTCGTGGTTCTGGGGTGCGAGTTGTCGTTTTTTTTGATTCGGATTCGTCAAAAAAGGGTTCTACCCTCAATGGAATCCCGGTCGATAGCCCTGAAAACCATGACAAATATGAGTATGATTTTATCATAATCGCATCGACAACAGTGTACGAAGAGAGCATCTACAATACTTTGAGGGCATTGCAAATTCCCGGTGAGGTCATTGTTCCTCGTACTCTTTTGACAAATAATCTTCCTTCAACAATAAGAGATTATCGAAATGGGGCTTGCCCGGATGTTTGCGCTTCCGGGATGTCTTATCACCGGCAAGCGATAATACCGCAGTATTCTGCCCATACAATTTTCAATTATGCACAGACTTCAATGGATATTTTTTATGATTTTTCCGTTGCAAAAGAGTTGCTCAATGGTCGCACGACAACTCCGAAAGTCTGGCTTATTGGTTTGACTTATTACTCTTTGCATTATGACATGAGCTTGTCACAGCCTTGGACGCGGGTGTTTTATTACAAGGATTTATTTGGCTATCATAACCTTTCAGAGAAAAGAAAAGCCTACTATTTAAACGAATTTGATGTGAAAAAAATGGCTGAGATGCTTCCAGAGTCCCTTGTGAAAAGAGTTCAGGCGGCTGAATACACAACGCAGGTCCTGGAAAACAGGCACGTGGTTGACGCTAAAACTCTGGTTGATTTGTCTCGAAAACAGGCAAAGGCGGACTCCAACAAGGACTACCCTGCGACTTTGGATGAGAATAAAGGCCTTCTCGAAGCGTATGTTCAGTTGCTTGTGGATAAAGAGATTCAACCTGTATTCACATTGATTCCATTTCCAGATGTATATCCGATTGGAGAAAGTCTTTTTACGGAATTCTTTGAATACCTTGATGGACTTGGAACAAAATATGGCTGCCAATTCATAAATGGATATGATCTGAACGGATATGGCGACGAGTGTTTTTATGATACTTCACACCTCAATTTGCAAGGTGGGATTAAGTATACTCAGCATGTGGATGAGTTTTTGAACAAGATACTCTAATGAAAAATACTTATGATTTTATTTCTTTTGACAGATTTGATCGTGATCAATTTTTCTTTTCCGTTCCCTGAGATGCGAACCAGCTCCTTGCTTTGAGAGCTAATTCTTTTGAATGATCCAACAGAGCTGTAAAGCGTGCCTTGCCGTGTAAACCGACTTGTCGGGTGTCATGGCTTCTGTGACTATACAGTGTTTTGGGAACGTGCATGAACCGAGCACCGTTTATGGCGAATCGGAGATAACATTCGTGGTCATCGGCCATGGCGGATTCGTCATAGTAGCCATGGGATAGATGGAGCGACGTCTTGTAAAGCGTAGCCACGCCACACAGATACCAGTCACAGAAAGAGTGGTCGAAACGATAATCCGGCAGCTGAAATTCTTGAAGAATTCTATGGGTATCGTCTATGATAAACATGTCGGAATACACAAAGTCTGCCTGGTCGGCATCAAGGTGTTCCGCTAGGGTAGAATACATTTGCGGGTGGCAGATGTCATCCGAGGCAACAAAGGAACAATATTCTCCTTTTACTGCGTGAAATCCTCGATTGTATGTGCCGGTTGAGCCGAGATTCTGCTTGTTTTCAAGAAAGGTGATTGATCTGTTTTTTTTGTAGCGCTTGTGCGAGGTGCGGATGAATTCGTCCTTATCTTCGTCATAACGCGACAGAAAAGAGACAGAGTCTTCGTCGACCCCCTTAATCCAGTTCCGAATAACCTGAGCAGAGTTGTCAGTAGAGCAATCATCTACGATGATGATTTCAAGATTTTCGTAATCTTGAAAATAGATGGAATCGAGACATGTCTCTATGTATTCAGAATGATTATAACTCGGAACAACAATGGATATCAGTTTCATGGCAATACCGTATGGGCAATAATGTTCATTTGCTGAATTAATGCAAAAGATATTCCTTGCTGTGTCCTTGGCAAGCGTCCCTTATACACTGTGTCAGTATGGTTACTTCCGGGTCGCAATGACAGTTATTCCTGCTTCCTGCACATCCATTCTGTCAATGTCCAGCCCGGCTTCTTGGCAGTAGCTTTGAATTTCTTCGGGAGTGCTTCTGATACAGTTGAGAGGTCGGAACCAGTCGAAGTTGATGTGGTTCATCTCTTCCATAGTCAAAGTGGGGTCGTAATACATCTTGCAGAAATTCCAATAGAGGAGACGTTGTAGATTTTGTGGGCCTTTTTTTATGCCAAGAAGTTCGACGTCTTCAGGGACATCAATGGTAATATCCAGTTCTCCCAAGGCTATGCCCAGTTTTGTGAGCGGCTTCAGCGCTTCCCAGGCTTCGTCATTATCCATGGGAACGAGTTGCTCACGAATGTAATCGTCGGAGTATTCTCGCATCGGGCTTTTTTTGACGTACACATAGAACATGAATTTCCCACCGGGTTTGAGCTTGGTGGTCAGGGAGATGATCGCATCCCGCACCGAGTCTGTGTGGTGGAGGACGCCCTCTGATAAAATGATGTCCACTGAGTTGTCCGGTACAGGCGAGTTGAGAAGATCGGACTTGTGGAATTCGCCGGACAGTCCCTCTTTTTCGAAACGATCTTTGGCAACAAAGACTGCGTCGCTGATATCTACTCCGATGAAATGATTGTCGGAAAGATATCCGTCAAAGAGAAGCAGGGCTGACATGGCTGCTCCACACCCTGCGTCCAGAATGGTTTTGGGACCGTTGGCAAACCATTGTCCCCGCACCTCGGGCTTACCGCCGCAGTATCGTTCAATTAACCATTCTTTGGCGCGTTTCAGAGACGCTTCTGATTCAAATGTATCCAGTTTGGCCCACTTATACCCGAAAGTGTCAGCAGTTTGTGTTTGGTTTTCTGATATCTTTTTTGTGTCATTTTTCATTTTTTCTCCGGACGTGAGCTCGTGTTCGGTGAGTTGAAGCTTTCTGTGACTATTGGTGGTTGTTACCAGTTCAGAGTATGACTGACTAGACTCGAAGATTTCAAATCTCAGTTTGTTTGTCCATATAAATCATTTGGTCGCAGTATGAAGGCGGTTGTCAGTGAAGTTTTGTTGCGTAGAGCTCGGAGCGCCGAAGAATGTCAAGAAGGTTACGTTTGCCCGTGTGGTACATGAGTGTTAACGTCCCGCGGTGTAAACAAGTACCTTTTCAGCCTTTTTAGAGAACATTATGTCGCATGCCATTCGATTTTCCCACCCCGAACCTGAACCTGTCAGAACGCGCGTCTGGCCGGTGTTTCTGCCTTTTGCAGGATGTCCTTACAGGTGTGTTTTTTGTGCTCAGGATAAACAGACCGGACAGGATGAGGCTGATCTTGAGGCTATACTCCAAACATTGGAAGCAGACCTTGATCAAGCACTGGCTTTGGGGCAGGGGCCGTATGAACTGGCCTATTTCGGAGGCACGTTCACGGCCTTGCCGTCGCCATGGCCCGAAGCTTTTCTCGGATTGGCCATGCGTTATCGTGAGCGGGGACTGATTACTCATGTGCGTTGCTCCACTCGGCCTGACTGTGTGGACGAACCTTCTTTGGCTTTGCTCCGCGCTCAAGGGCTCGACATGGTGGAACTCGGCATCCAGTCCTTTGATGATGAGGCCCTCAAGACCTCTGGCCGTGGCTACACAGGCGATGTTGCTCGTGCAGCCTGTGAAGCGGTCAAGGCGTCTGGTCTGTCCCTCGGCGTTCAGTTCCTTCCCGGGCTTCCCGGTGATCGACCCGGCCTGTTTGCTTCGGACATGTGTATAGTCGCCGATTTAGAGCCGGAAACAGCACGTCTGTATCCTTGTCTGGTCATTAATGGCACGCCCATGGCTCGTATGTGGGAGCGCGGTGAGTATGAACCGTGGTCGTTGAAACGCGCCAAGGCAGAGCTTTCTGAGGCTTTGCCGGTGCTGTGGGAAAAGAATGTCCGCATCATACGACTTGGTCTTGCCCCGGAAGGTACACTGGAAGGAAATATACTGGCTGGGCCGTGGCATCCCGCCTTTGGGCAATCCGTGCGCGGAATGGCCTTGCTTAAAATACTTCGTGCCGAGATTGTCCGTCTTGGAAAGAAGCCGGTGTGCTTGGATGTTCCTCGTCGGTATTCTGGGGAAATTTATGGACACGGCAGGGAACTTGCCTCGTGCTATTTTGAGTTGGGTTTGCCGGAGTCGGCTATCAACTTTGTGGATGGGGAGTGCTTTCAGCTTTCATAGTTTCTGCCTTGGACGTGAGGAACGCCTGTGCCAGCGACGTATATTCTTTCCTTTACCCCAAGAGCAAAAGCGACTATTCATTACTCTCAGTCCGTGCGCGGACATTTTACCGAACCATAGACCTCAATGCAGGGGAGTAGGCGATACCGAATGGTTGAACTCGTTCGTGCGGCCAAAGCCGCGACCATGACCCCCGGTTCCGAGCCCATCAATGATGCGGGCATTCTCGTGGACCAGGGAATTATCAAGGAAGTTGGCAGGTATAAAGACCTGTCCCAGTCTCATTCTGGTCCAGTCATGGACCTTGGCGATACCTTTCTCGTTCCGGGCCTGATCAATGCCCATTCCCATCTTGAATTGGCTCATTTGCGAGGCACATGCCCATCCGGTCAGGGATTCGTGACCTGGGTAGAGGATTTGCTTAAACAGCCCATTTTTGATCTCGATCCCGTAGCGCTTGAATCAGCCGGACAGGAACTTAAACGATCCGGCACCATTATGGTTGGAGATATCGCCACCCGTTTCGCCAAGGAAATGGCCGGAATGCTTGAAGCATCCGGTCTTTTTTTTGTGGTCTTTTGTGAAGCCATAGGCGAAACCGTTCCCCGGAAAACTTTTATTCCTTCAGGTGACTTTGAAGCCGGCTTGATTTCCGTGGCAGGGCATTCTCTTTACACCACCCATGTGGATGTACTTCGAGCCGCCAAGGCCGAGACGCTTGAGAAAAACATTCCTTTTTCTTTGCATTTGGCCGAACACGACGACGAGGTCGCGATTATGGCAGGTGAGCCGAGTGCTTTCCTTGACCTTCTTCAGGCCCGAGGGCGTTTGCTTGATTTTGAGCCACCCAAAAAGCGGCCAGTACAACAGGCTGCCGCACTCGGTTTGCTTGATGAAACAACGCTTGCCGTTCATTGTGTCAAAGTCTCGGACGAGGATATCGAAACCGTACGCCAGTCCGGTGCCACGGTTTGTCTTTGTCCTCGGTCTAATGAATTTATCGGCGTGGGCCGTGCGCCATGGGAAAAGTGGTTTGTCTCTGGTACCCCGCTTTGTCTTGGTACGGATTCACTCGCGTCCAATCATGATCTCGACCTGTGGAACGAGGCCGTGTATCTTAAACAGAATTTTGACGGCGAGCTGTCACTGAATGACGTGCTCGCCATGATGACCCGCAACCCGGCCCGGATTATGAGCGCAGGGCATATTCTTGGCACGTTGGAACCCGGCAAGGTCGCCGCGTTCGCCAAGGTGCCGGAGAAGGTGATGGAATTGTTTTAGAGGCCGAATGGAAGCCGCCTGTGGCGGCGATGTCGGGTGATTTCGTCTCCGACGGGCAAGGGGCTATACCCCTTGCATCCCCATTGTCGCTTTGCGAGGTGGGTGAAATCGATTGAAAACAGTGTTCTGAAACGCTGTTAAAATATGATGATCTCAAGCCACGAATGTAGCTTGCTATAAAAAGTTTTGGAGATTCCCAAGACCCTTTTACAAAAAGGTTCTTGGGCCCCCGGAGGGCTCCCCGAGAGGGCTGCCTGAGGCATATTGGAGGCACACACGATATGAAATGGTTACACAAGGATTTGTTGGACGTATCCCAGTTATCAAAATCGGAGGTCATGGCGATCTTTGAGACGGCTGGACGATTCCAGGAATTGCAGGAACGACCGGTAAAGAAAGTGCCGACCCTGAAAGGGCGGTCCGTGATTTTGTTCTTTGCCGAACCGAGTACCCGCACCAAAACCAGCTTTGACGTTGCTGGAAAGCGGTTGTCGGCGGACACGTTTTCGCTGGCCAAGAGTTCATCCAGCCTGACCAAAGGCGAGTCGCTCAAGGATACGGCCCTGACACTGCAAGCCATGGCCCCAGACGCCATCGTCATCCGACATTGGTGCTCAGGTGCGGCCCGTTTCTTGGCCGATCGACTGGATTGTGCGGTTATCAACGCCGGAGATGGACGACACGCCCATCCTACTCAGGCCATTCTGGACAGCTTCACCCTGCATCAGGAGTGGGGCGATGTTGCGGGTAAGACCATTCTTATTCTGGGTGATATTGCCCATAGCCGTGTGGCCCGCTCCAATGTCATCATGCTGAATAAGCTGGGCGCGAAAGTTCGACTGTGCGCACCGCGTACATTGATGCCTCCGGCAGTTAAATCCTGGCCCGTGGAAGTCTATTCAGACCTGAATGAAGCGGTGAAAAACGTCGATGCGGTCATGTGTCTGCGTTTGCAGCTTGAACGTCAGAAAGATGGGCTGCTGCCTGATTTGCGTGAATATGCCCGGACCTACGGATTGAATCAGAGACATGTCGATCTGGCCAATCAGGACGTGCGTATTCTGCACCCCGGTCCCATGAATAGGGGCATTGAGATCAGCTCGGATCTGGCCGATTGTGCCGATTCACTGGTGCTTGATCAGGTGTCGAGCGGTGTGGTCACGCGTATGGCCCTCCTCTTCCTTTATATGACCCGCAAGGGCGAAGAATAAGTCGGAGAATAATGATGCCTAAAATAGATTTGATAATTCATAGGGCCACGCTCGACGGCAAGGAAGTGGATGTCTTTGTTGCCAAAGGAAAGATCGTTGAGATCAGGAAGTCTGTTGAATCTCTGGATGCGGGTGATGCGAAAGTGGAAGAGGCCTTTGGCCTCACGCTGATGCCGTCCATGACCGATGTGCATGTGCATCTTCGTGAGCCGGGGTACGAATACAAGGAAGATGTTGAGTCCGGGCTCCGGGCTGCTGCCTGGGGCGGATTTTCCAATATCATGTGTATGGCAAATACCAAGCCGGTGAACGACAATGAGTCCGTGACCGAGATGATGCTTGAAAAGGCCCGGAAGTTCTGGCCCAAGGGACCGCGCCTGTTTCCTATCGGCGCATTGACCAAGGGATTGTCCGGCAAGGA
This genomic window contains:
- a CDS encoding glycosyltransferase, which encodes MKLISIVVPSYNHSEYIETCLDSIYFQDYENLEIIIVDDCSTDNSAQVIRNWIKGVDEDSVSFLSRYDEDKDEFIRTSHKRYKKNRSITFLENKQNLGSTGTYNRGFHAVKGEYCSFVASDDICHPQMYSTLAEHLDADQADFVYSDMFIIDDTHRILQEFQLPDYRFDHSFCDWYLCGVATLYKTSLHLSHGYYDESAMADDHECYLRFAINGARFMHVPKTLYSHRSHDTRQVGLHGKARFTALLDHSKELALKARSWFASQGTEKKN
- a CDS encoding class I SAM-dependent methyltransferase is translated as MKNDTKKISENQTQTADTFGYKWAKLDTFESEASLKRAKEWLIERYCGGKPEVRGQWFANGPKTILDAGCGAAMSALLLFDGYLSDNHFIGVDISDAVFVAKDRFEKEGLSGEFHKSDLLNSPVPDNSVDIILSEGVLHHTDSVRDAIISLTTKLKPGGKFMFYVYVKKSPMREYSDDYIREQLVPMDNDEAWEALKPLTKLGIALGELDITIDVPEDVELLGIKKGPQNLQRLLYWNFCKMYYDPTLTMEEMNHINFDWFRPLNCIRSTPEEIQSYCQEAGLDIDRMDVQEAGITVIATRK
- a CDS encoding radical SAM protein, whose product is MSHAIRFSHPEPEPVRTRVWPVFLPFAGCPYRCVFCAQDKQTGQDEADLEAILQTLEADLDQALALGQGPYELAYFGGTFTALPSPWPEAFLGLAMRYRERGLITHVRCSTRPDCVDEPSLALLRAQGLDMVELGIQSFDDEALKTSGRGYTGDVARAACEAVKASGLSLGVQFLPGLPGDRPGLFASDMCIVADLEPETARLYPCLVINGTPMARMWERGEYEPWSLKRAKAELSEALPVLWEKNVRIIRLGLAPEGTLEGNILAGPWHPAFGQSVRGMALLKILRAEIVRLGKKPVCLDVPRRYSGEIYGHGRELASCYFELGLPESAINFVDGECFQLS
- a CDS encoding amidohydrolase family protein, encoding MVELVRAAKAATMTPGSEPINDAGILVDQGIIKEVGRYKDLSQSHSGPVMDLGDTFLVPGLINAHSHLELAHLRGTCPSGQGFVTWVEDLLKQPIFDLDPVALESAGQELKRSGTIMVGDIATRFAKEMAGMLEASGLFFVVFCEAIGETVPRKTFIPSGDFEAGLISVAGHSLYTTHVDVLRAAKAETLEKNIPFSLHLAEHDDEVAIMAGEPSAFLDLLQARGRLLDFEPPKKRPVQQAAALGLLDETTLAVHCVKVSDEDIETVRQSGATVCLCPRSNEFIGVGRAPWEKWFVSGTPLCLGTDSLASNHDLDLWNEAVYLKQNFDGELSLNDVLAMMTRNPARIMSAGHILGTLEPGKVAAFAKVPEKVMELF
- a CDS encoding aspartate carbamoyltransferase catalytic subunit; translated protein: MKWLHKDLLDVSQLSKSEVMAIFETAGRFQELQERPVKKVPTLKGRSVILFFAEPSTRTKTSFDVAGKRLSADTFSLAKSSSSLTKGESLKDTALTLQAMAPDAIVIRHWCSGAARFLADRLDCAVINAGDGRHAHPTQAILDSFTLHQEWGDVAGKTILILGDIAHSRVARSNVIMLNKLGAKVRLCAPRTLMPPAVKSWPVEVYSDLNEAVKNVDAVMCLRLQLERQKDGLLPDLREYARTYGLNQRHVDLANQDVRILHPGPMNRGIEISSDLADCADSLVLDQVSSGVVTRMALLFLYMTRKGEE